Proteins encoded by one window of Acidobacteriota bacterium:
- a CDS encoding transcriptional regulator, with protein sequence MQTETAHSAEPIGPFRLGAWEVRPRRNELKSEQESRHLEPKAMNLLVFMTSNAPEVVSKNAIIDAVWEGRIISEGTLTNTIAELRRALGDDARHPRYIETIPKRGYRLVAAVEPVSSSTGDDARASPLRRRAILWSAIAAVLLAMLVVTALVVQTRRSPLDPEQVLVGPFVNRTGDQSFDAMALLARDRLVTELSGSGLVQAIPSKLDEPVDSIDPLCSAARRSGAGLAIGGTLYLHEGEIEVQAKIVDVQESAPLFAVPATIADQDRISEALDQVVQRTVGAIATHLRAHAHLQLMSHVPAFEAYQEFITGSELYIVDPIASISHLERAVELDPEFTSAKFRLASAYRYVGRRADSAEVLARLDERRPVLTEFERLWLDYFLTRSENRHRDGLALLRRIEDIVPDDLVVHHLIGTRAYALNRPREAIAAISAMFGGKGFDSFAHNPLTVGSFRRCAISYHIVGDHEGELRTARTGLEYFPTHHDLLVAEARALVVLGDDTGFEEVVAAALSTPTGLTPANLFIEAAATARAHGRPNLARKLAHRALTVLDDRADPNEIIVEGWLRAQALVLADELDRAQAVLETVRSIQDRGTAFQSLGVEGWLGAVAARRGDLETAHAIESSLAGLEGQQLRGWPAHYRAAIAAWLGDRDQAMELLSQSRAEGWGSFDYFHDIHRVLFEPLEGMEDYESLLHPDA encoded by the coding sequence ATGCAAACCGAGACAGCACATTCGGCGGAGCCGATCGGGCCTTTCCGACTCGGCGCCTGGGAAGTGAGACCGCGCCGCAACGAGCTGAAATCCGAACAGGAATCGCGGCACCTCGAGCCGAAGGCGATGAATCTGCTCGTATTCATGACATCGAACGCCCCGGAGGTCGTGTCGAAGAATGCCATCATCGACGCTGTCTGGGAAGGGCGCATCATCTCCGAAGGGACACTCACCAACACCATCGCCGAACTTCGCCGAGCGCTGGGCGACGACGCTCGCCACCCGCGCTACATCGAAACCATCCCCAAACGCGGATATCGTCTGGTAGCGGCCGTCGAACCGGTCTCGTCATCGACCGGCGACGACGCGCGAGCCTCACCTCTGCGACGAAGGGCAATCTTGTGGTCCGCGATCGCGGCTGTCCTGCTCGCCATGTTGGTGGTGACGGCCCTCGTCGTGCAGACGCGAAGAAGCCCGCTCGACCCTGAACAGGTTCTGGTCGGGCCTTTCGTCAACCGAACCGGAGACCAGTCGTTCGATGCCATGGCACTGCTCGCGCGCGACCGGCTGGTGACCGAGCTTTCTGGGTCGGGACTGGTCCAGGCAATCCCGTCGAAGCTCGACGAGCCCGTCGACTCGATCGACCCACTGTGCTCCGCAGCGCGGCGTTCGGGGGCCGGGTTGGCGATCGGCGGCACGCTCTACCTTCACGAGGGTGAAATCGAGGTGCAGGCCAAGATCGTGGATGTGCAAGAGTCCGCTCCGCTGTTTGCCGTCCCCGCGACCATCGCCGACCAGGACAGGATATCCGAGGCTCTTGACCAGGTTGTCCAACGAACCGTCGGAGCGATCGCGACGCATCTTCGCGCCCACGCCCACCTCCAATTGATGTCCCACGTTCCGGCGTTCGAAGCCTATCAAGAGTTCATCACAGGTTCGGAGCTGTATATCGTCGATCCAATCGCGTCGATCAGCCATCTGGAGCGCGCGGTGGAGCTCGACCCCGAATTCACCTCTGCAAAATTTCGCCTGGCATCGGCGTATCGCTATGTGGGGCGCCGGGCGGACAGCGCCGAAGTGCTGGCCCGTCTCGACGAGCGCCGACCGGTTCTCACGGAGTTCGAGCGGCTCTGGCTCGACTACTTCTTGACGAGATCGGAAAACCGGCACAGGGATGGCCTGGCCCTGCTTCGGCGTATCGAGGACATCGTCCCCGATGACCTGGTCGTCCACCATCTGATCGGCACGCGGGCGTATGCGCTCAACCGACCGAGAGAGGCCATCGCCGCGATTTCGGCCATGTTCGGGGGCAAGGGATTCGACAGCTTCGCGCACAATCCGTTGACCGTCGGAAGTTTCCGGCGGTGCGCTATTTCCTACCACATCGTCGGAGATCACGAGGGAGAGCTGCGAACTGCGCGCACCGGACTCGAGTATTTCCCGACGCACCACGATCTCCTGGTGGCCGAGGCACGCGCACTGGTCGTTTTGGGTGACGACACCGGTTTTGAAGAGGTTGTCGCCGCGGCCCTGTCCACTCCCACGGGCCTGACGCCGGCGAACCTGTTCATCGAGGCCGCGGCCACTGCACGGGCCCACGGCCGTCCCAATTTGGCCCGCAAGCTCGCCCACAGAGCCCTCACCGTGCTCGACGACCGTGCCGATCCGAACGAAATCATCGTCGAGGGTTGGCTGCGAGCCCAGGCCCTGGTGCTGGCCGACGAACTAGATCGGGCGCAGGCGGTGCTCGAGACCGTTCGTTCGATTCAGGATAGGGGGACCGCCTTCCAGTCGCTCGGGGTCGAAGGATGGCTCGGTGCAGTGGCGGCGAGAAGGGGTGATCTCGAGACGGCCCACGCCATCGAAAGTTCACTGGCAGGGCTCGAGGGACAGCAGCTGAGGGGCTGGCCGGCCCACTACCGCGCGGCCATCGCGGCCTGGCTGGGCGATCGTGACCAGGCGATGGAGCTGCTGAGCCAATCCCGCGCCGAGGGGTGGGGTTCGTTCGACTACTTCCACGATATCCACCGGGTCCTCTTCGAACCGCTCGAGGGGATGGAAGATTACGAGTCATTGTTGCATCCCGACGCGTAG